The bacterium genomic sequence ATCCGGCCAACCATCTGCTCAACGATCGCAGGCCGGCGCTGTACAAATGCTGAGACCTGATCGGATCCTCACCCCGCGATCATCATCCTGAACCCTGAACGAAATGACATACAGCCCATGTCCCTGCTCGTCTCCATGAAACGGCTTTTCAGACATTCGGCGATTTACGGTTTGGGCCATATCATCAATCGGTCCATTGGATTTCTCCTGCTGCCGCTCTACACCAACGTGTTCAGCGGCGAAGCCTTCGGCGTCGCCGGCGTGCTGATGACCTGGCAGGCGCTTCTGACCCTGATCTATGTGTACGGTCTGGATGCGGGTTTTTTACGCTACTATATCGCGGCGGAGGACGAATCCCGCCGGCGGACGATTTTTTCCACCACCTTCATCAGTCTGCTGATCACTAGTGTGACGCTGAGCGGTGTTCTGTGGCTTGCGGCGCCGCGATGGTCCGAGTGGCTGCTGCAGGAGCCGGTTTCCGTTACCTTTTCTTTGGATCTTTTGATTCGGCTTGTCATCGCCGCGCTGTTTTGCGACA encodes the following:
- a CDS encoding oligosaccharide flippase family protein produces the protein MSLLVSMKRLFRHSAIYGLGHIINRSIGFLLLPLYTNVFSGEAFGVAGVLMTWQALLTLIYVYGLDAGFLRYYIAAEDESRRRTIFSTTFISLLITSVTLSGVLWLAAPRWSEWLLQEPVSVTFSLDLLIRLVIAALFCDTLAFIPLLVLRAEEKSFSYMAFRVLNVTVNLAANLYFIFYRKQGIEGIFWANLVSSAFTLIMTLPLIKRRAALSFSSSLLIKLFVFGLPALPSGLAIALMDSVDRIFLERLASLQSVGLYNSG